The Salvelinus fontinalis isolate EN_2023a chromosome 9, ASM2944872v1, whole genome shotgun sequence genome has a window encoding:
- the tmem17 gene encoding transmembrane protein 17B, whose amino-acid sequence MELPEPIRRRLGHFSRTVFVDQSRTQPSPEDHVTFLGHNSEVVSSLPLQMSLFFNMCFFPLWWISEVVMLHLKYPALPDYYKFILITILILMTLVEAIRLYLGYAGNLQEKVPELAGFWLLSLLLQFPLILFQLFNQAILIQPLERGVHFILALFILTQALSGFVALRGMVRHTESHFHLRQFDGVQELRAA is encoded by the exons ATGGAGCTTCCAGAACCGATCAGAAGACGTTTAGGACACTTTTCCAGAACTGTGTTTGTTGATCAGAGTCGTACTCAACCATCTCCCGAAGATCATGTCACGTTTTTGGGGCACA ACAGTGAGGTTGTCTCCAGCCTGCCTCTCCAGATGTCACTGTTCTTCAACATGTGTTTTTTCCCACTGTGGTGGATCAGTGAGGTGGTGATGCTGCACCTCAAG TATCCAGCCCTTCCTGACTACTATAAGTTCATCCTCATCACCATCCTCATCCTGATGACTCTTGTAGAGGCTATCAGACTCTACCTAGGCTATGCAGGAAATTTGCAagagaag GTCCCTGAGCTGGCTGGTTTCTGGCTCCTGAGTCTCCTGCTGCAGTTTCCTTTGATTCTGTTTCAGCTCTTCAACCAAGCCATTCTGATCCAACCTCTGGAGAGAGGGGTTCACTTCATTCTGGCCCTGTTCATACTCACTCAG GCCCTCTCTGGCTTTGTGGCTCTACGTGGGATggtcagacacacagagagccaCTTCCACCTCAGACAGTTTGATGGGGTTCAGGAGCTGAGGGCAGCCTGA